A stretch of the Xiphophorus couchianus chromosome 15, X_couchianus-1.0, whole genome shotgun sequence genome encodes the following:
- the LOC114158299 gene encoding interferon-induced protein 44-like isoform X3 has protein sequence MAADRLGSFSQLQLGGDVMFVFLSRDRETDLQFINDYKPKGGHRQFRILLHGPVGAGKSSFINSVFSVLEGKICHKATACNIIQTSFTKKYMTYKLKKGDQKNVYPFVLNDMTGLSNINWKHRRVYEKDMKMAMKGHIRDEYKFHPQSALSETDPFFNRNPTVNDKAHILVTVFDANTINQLDESVAETIQEIRDEATELGIPHVAILSKIDEACPEIREDIKNVCQSRALQKKIQLLSKLVGIPENCIFPVKNYNSEKKLNHEIDALILNTLRHLIEIGEEYLSRTPHVADLTKTDDVCSETRSDETNVRRSQEKVHSLRKTVKIPDSCDHPVKTYESRNTLSYISDVRSQAEPDEDFASCQKRCWVLRERKGSSLNRTQLHWEQPSKDWEGNLVRQQQVSDVMMRTKTDGNLPEPQTDSGVNMRINLILRRPADHSD, from the exons ATGGCTGCAGATAGATTGGGA TCATTCAGTCAGTTACAGCTAGGGGGCGAcgtgatgtttgttttcctgagcagagacagagagactgACCTGCAGTTCATAAACGACTACAAACCTAAAGGTGGCCACCGGCAGTTCAGGATTCTTCTGCATGGACCAGTCGGAGCCGGAAAATCCAGTTTCATCAACTCCGTCTTCAGCGTCTTGGAGGGTAAAATCTGTCACAAGGCGACTGCGTGCAACATCATTCAGACCAGCTTCaccaaaaag TACATGACCTACAAGCTTAAAAAAGGAGACCAGAAAAACGTGTATCCTTTTGTACTGAACGACATGACAGGTTTGAGCAACATCAACTGGAAACACAGAAGAGTCTATGAGAAGGACATGAAAATGGCCATGAAGGGACACATCAGGGATGAGTATAAA TTCCACCCTCAGAGCGCGTTGTCCGAAACCGATCCGTTCTTCAACCGGAATCCAACTGTCAACGACAAAGCTCACATCCTGGTTACTGTCTTTGATGCCAACACAATAAATCAGCTGGACGAAAGTGTAGCTGAGACAATTCAGGAGATCAGAGATGAAGCCACTGAGCTGG GGATTCCTCATGTGGCCATTCTGTCCAAAATTGATGAGGCCTGTCCTGAGATCAGAgaagatataaaaaatgtctgccAGAGTCGGGCGTTACAGAAAAAG ATTCAGCTCCTCAGCAAACTGGTGGGAATCCCAGAGAACTGCATCTTCCCTGTGAAGAACTACAACTCAGAGAAGAAGCTGAACCATGAAATTGACGCTCTGATCCTCAACACCCTGAGACACCTCATCGAGATCGGAGAGGAATACCTTAGCA GGACTCCTCATGTGGCCGATCTGACTAAAACTGATGACGTCTGTTCTGAGACCAGAAGTGATGAAACAAATGTCCGCAGGAGCCAGGAAAAG GTTCACAGCCTCCGCAAAACAGTGAAAATCCCAGACAGCTGCGACCACCCTGTGAAGACCTATGAAA GCCGTAATACACTGTCGTACATATCAGACGTCAGAAGTCAAGCAGAACCAGATGAAGACTTTGCTTCGTGTCAGAAACGCTGCTGGGttctgagagagagaaaagggtcCAGTCTGAACCGCACACAGCTGCACTGGGAACAACCCAGTAAGGACTGGGAGGGAAACCTGGTCAGACAGCAGCAGGTTTCTGACGTCATgatgagaacaaaaacagacgGAAACCTTCCAGAACCACAAACTGACTCAGGTGTAAATATGAGAATAAATCTGATCCTCAGACGTCCAGCGGATCATTCAGATTAA
- the LOC114158299 gene encoding interferon-induced protein 44-like isoform X2, with the protein MTEKRLSFNGMGRINSKTLPPLLEKPWLQIDWEDRETDLQFINDYKPKGGHRQFRILLHGPVGAGKSSFINSVFSVLEGKICHKATACNIIQTSFTKKYMTYKLKKGDQKNVYPFVLNDMTGLSNINWKHRRVYEKDMKMAMKGHIRDEYKSALSETDPFFNRNPTVNDKAHILVTVFDANTINQLDESVAETIQEIRDEATELGIPHVAILSKIDEACPEIREDIKNVCQSRALQKKIQLLSKLVGIPENCIFPVKNYNSEKKLNHEIDALILNTLRHLIEIGEEYLSRTPHVADLTKTDDVCSETRSDETNVRRSQEKVHSLRKTVKIPDSCDHPVKTYESRNTLSYISDVRSQAEPDEDFASCQKRCWVLRERKGSSLNRTQLHWEQPSKDWEGNLVRQQQVSDVMMRTKTDGNLPEPQTDSGVNMRINLILRRPADHSD; encoded by the exons ATGACAGAAAAAAGATTGTCCTttaacg GTATGGGACGTATTAACTCCAAAACTCTTCCTCCAC TTCTTGAAAAACCATGGCTGCAGATAGATTGGGA agacagagagactgACCTGCAGTTCATAAACGACTACAAACCTAAAGGTGGCCACCGGCAGTTCAGGATTCTTCTGCATGGACCAGTCGGAGCCGGAAAATCCAGTTTCATCAACTCCGTCTTCAGCGTCTTGGAGGGTAAAATCTGTCACAAGGCGACTGCGTGCAACATCATTCAGACCAGCTTCaccaaaaag TACATGACCTACAAGCTTAAAAAAGGAGACCAGAAAAACGTGTATCCTTTTGTACTGAACGACATGACAGGTTTGAGCAACATCAACTGGAAACACAGAAGAGTCTATGAGAAGGACATGAAAATGGCCATGAAGGGACACATCAGGGATGAGTATAAA AGCGCGTTGTCCGAAACCGATCCGTTCTTCAACCGGAATCCAACTGTCAACGACAAAGCTCACATCCTGGTTACTGTCTTTGATGCCAACACAATAAATCAGCTGGACGAAAGTGTAGCTGAGACAATTCAGGAGATCAGAGATGAAGCCACTGAGCTGG GGATTCCTCATGTGGCCATTCTGTCCAAAATTGATGAGGCCTGTCCTGAGATCAGAgaagatataaaaaatgtctgccAGAGTCGGGCGTTACAGAAAAAG ATTCAGCTCCTCAGCAAACTGGTGGGAATCCCAGAGAACTGCATCTTCCCTGTGAAGAACTACAACTCAGAGAAGAAGCTGAACCATGAAATTGACGCTCTGATCCTCAACACCCTGAGACACCTCATCGAGATCGGAGAGGAATACCTTAGCA GGACTCCTCATGTGGCCGATCTGACTAAAACTGATGACGTCTGTTCTGAGACCAGAAGTGATGAAACAAATGTCCGCAGGAGCCAGGAAAAG GTTCACAGCCTCCGCAAAACAGTGAAAATCCCAGACAGCTGCGACCACCCTGTGAAGACCTATGAAA GCCGTAATACACTGTCGTACATATCAGACGTCAGAAGTCAAGCAGAACCAGATGAAGACTTTGCTTCGTGTCAGAAACGCTGCTGGGttctgagagagagaaaagggtcCAGTCTGAACCGCACACAGCTGCACTGGGAACAACCCAGTAAGGACTGGGAGGGAAACCTGGTCAGACAGCAGCAGGTTTCTGACGTCATgatgagaacaaaaacagacgGAAACCTTCCAGAACCACAAACTGACTCAGGTGTAAATATGAGAATAAATCTGATCCTCAGACGTCCAGCGGATCATTCAGATTAA
- the LOC114158299 gene encoding interferon-induced protein 44-like isoform X1, giving the protein MTEKRLSFNGMGRINSKTLPPLLEKPWLQIDWEDRETDLQFINDYKPKGGHRQFRILLHGPVGAGKSSFINSVFSVLEGKICHKATACNIIQTSFTKKYMTYKLKKGDQKNVYPFVLNDMTGLSNINWKHRRVYEKDMKMAMKGHIRDEYKFHPQSALSETDPFFNRNPTVNDKAHILVTVFDANTINQLDESVAETIQEIRDEATELGIPHVAILSKIDEACPEIREDIKNVCQSRALQKKIQLLSKLVGIPENCIFPVKNYNSEKKLNHEIDALILNTLRHLIEIGEEYLSRTPHVADLTKTDDVCSETRSDETNVRRSQEKVHSLRKTVKIPDSCDHPVKTYESRNTLSYISDVRSQAEPDEDFASCQKRCWVLRERKGSSLNRTQLHWEQPSKDWEGNLVRQQQVSDVMMRTKTDGNLPEPQTDSGVNMRINLILRRPADHSD; this is encoded by the exons ATGACAGAAAAAAGATTGTCCTttaacg GTATGGGACGTATTAACTCCAAAACTCTTCCTCCAC TTCTTGAAAAACCATGGCTGCAGATAGATTGGGA agacagagagactgACCTGCAGTTCATAAACGACTACAAACCTAAAGGTGGCCACCGGCAGTTCAGGATTCTTCTGCATGGACCAGTCGGAGCCGGAAAATCCAGTTTCATCAACTCCGTCTTCAGCGTCTTGGAGGGTAAAATCTGTCACAAGGCGACTGCGTGCAACATCATTCAGACCAGCTTCaccaaaaag TACATGACCTACAAGCTTAAAAAAGGAGACCAGAAAAACGTGTATCCTTTTGTACTGAACGACATGACAGGTTTGAGCAACATCAACTGGAAACACAGAAGAGTCTATGAGAAGGACATGAAAATGGCCATGAAGGGACACATCAGGGATGAGTATAAA TTCCACCCTCAGAGCGCGTTGTCCGAAACCGATCCGTTCTTCAACCGGAATCCAACTGTCAACGACAAAGCTCACATCCTGGTTACTGTCTTTGATGCCAACACAATAAATCAGCTGGACGAAAGTGTAGCTGAGACAATTCAGGAGATCAGAGATGAAGCCACTGAGCTGG GGATTCCTCATGTGGCCATTCTGTCCAAAATTGATGAGGCCTGTCCTGAGATCAGAgaagatataaaaaatgtctgccAGAGTCGGGCGTTACAGAAAAAG ATTCAGCTCCTCAGCAAACTGGTGGGAATCCCAGAGAACTGCATCTTCCCTGTGAAGAACTACAACTCAGAGAAGAAGCTGAACCATGAAATTGACGCTCTGATCCTCAACACCCTGAGACACCTCATCGAGATCGGAGAGGAATACCTTAGCA GGACTCCTCATGTGGCCGATCTGACTAAAACTGATGACGTCTGTTCTGAGACCAGAAGTGATGAAACAAATGTCCGCAGGAGCCAGGAAAAG GTTCACAGCCTCCGCAAAACAGTGAAAATCCCAGACAGCTGCGACCACCCTGTGAAGACCTATGAAA GCCGTAATACACTGTCGTACATATCAGACGTCAGAAGTCAAGCAGAACCAGATGAAGACTTTGCTTCGTGTCAGAAACGCTGCTGGGttctgagagagagaaaagggtcCAGTCTGAACCGCACACAGCTGCACTGGGAACAACCCAGTAAGGACTGGGAGGGAAACCTGGTCAGACAGCAGCAGGTTTCTGACGTCATgatgagaacaaaaacagacgGAAACCTTCCAGAACCACAAACTGACTCAGGTGTAAATATGAGAATAAATCTGATCCTCAGACGTCCAGCGGATCATTCAGATTAA